In Geitlerinema sp. PCC 9228, the genomic window AGATGGTCGCTATCGCCAATTTCGCCAGTGCGATATTGACGTAGTAGGTCGAGGGAAACTCAGCCTGCTATACGACGCGCAAGTGCCAGCAATTATTGCCGAAATTTTTAGTGCCATTGATATCGGCGAGTTTAAAATTCGCATTAACAATCGCAAAGTTCTAACCGGATTTTTTGCTGCCATTGGTGTAGCTGAAGACAAAATTACGGCATGCGTACGAATTATCGATGCAGCAGAGAAAATTGGTCGCGAACAAGTTAAAAAATCTCTAGCAGATTTAGATTTATCTGAAGCACAAATTCAGAAAATTATTGATTTCACCGAAATTGATGGTTCTCCTGATGAAGTTTTGCAGTCTCTGCAAAAAATGCAGTCGCAGTTGGAAAATACAGAAGTTTTAAACAGCGGCATTGAAGAACTGCAAACTGTGGTTAAAGGGGTACGTAGTTTGGGCGTTTCGGAAGAACGTTTTTGCCTTGACCTAGCGATCGCGCGGGGATTGGATTATTATACAGGTACGGTTTACGAAACCACCCTCATCGGCCATGAAAATTTAGGCAGCATTTGCTCTGGTGGTCGTTACGACGATTTGGTCGGCATGTTTGTGGGAGAACAAATGCCTGGGGTGGGCATTTCCATTGGCTTAACCCGTCTCATCAACCGTTTAATTCGCGCCGATATTTTACATCCCCTATCTCCCACACCAGCGCAAGTCATGGTATTGAACATGCAGGAAGACTTGATGCCCTTGTATCTAGAAGTATCGCAAAAGTTGCGTCAAGCCGGTCTCAAAGTTATCACCAACTTCGAGCAACGAGCGGTTAAAAAACAATTTCAACAAGCCAACAAATTGCAGATTCCTTTCTGCGTTATTATTGGTTCCGAGGAAGCAGCCAACCGCCAATGCGGCTTGAAAGATTTAACCTCCGGCGAACAAACAGACGTTTCCCTAGACGAGTTGCCGCAAACCATCCAGCAAAAACTACAACTTGCCCAATAATCGTTCCCCAGCAAAACAAAAGCGAGAGATGCCGCCATCCCTCGCTTGTATTTTTTTTCTAGAATTTTGAAGTTAATTGCAGGGCAACTGCAACTTGTGGTTAGGCTTGGGAAGTAGCTGCTACCTTGGCTTCTT contains:
- the hisS gene encoding histidine--tRNA ligase — encoded protein: MGKNDKINISCPSGFPEFLPQEKRLELYLTDTIRQVFERYGFTPIETPAVERLDVLQAKGNQGDNIIYSLHPVLPPARQAEKEQAGDDSDSSSEARGLKFDQTVPLAAYIARHLNELSFPFARYQMDTVFRGERAKDGRYRQFRQCDIDVVGRGKLSLLYDAQVPAIIAEIFSAIDIGEFKIRINNRKVLTGFFAAIGVAEDKITACVRIIDAAEKIGREQVKKSLADLDLSEAQIQKIIDFTEIDGSPDEVLQSLQKMQSQLENTEVLNSGIEELQTVVKGVRSLGVSEERFCLDLAIARGLDYYTGTVYETTLIGHENLGSICSGGRYDDLVGMFVGEQMPGVGISIGLTRLINRLIRADILHPLSPTPAQVMVLNMQEDLMPLYLEVSQKLRQAGLKVITNFEQRAVKKQFQQANKLQIPFCVIIGSEEAANRQCGLKDLTSGEQTDVSLDELPQTIQQKLQLAQ